AGAAATCCTGCAGAGTCACTGTTTTTGTCTTGATCTGACGTATTAAGGAAAGAGGTAGGTTCCAATGATGTTCTTCTGGTTTGAGAAGGAAGTCTTGTCAAATCATGACTTTTAGGAACACAGGCCGATCAATTGTAGCATTATAATCAGAGCAACAGATTATCAACCATGATCCACACAACCTAGAAACCATTTCTGAAATCTAAATACCTTACGTGACTCTTCATTCAAACAGCAGTTCCAAGTATAGATTGGTTTtaacacaaaacagaacaaataaataGCACTTACGAATATTCAAACATCTTCACCTCAGATAAGAAGCATATGATATTCATCTCCTATCTAGCTTCAAAGAAATGGAACTGTAGATGTGTGCAATAAATTTGAATCGATTTTGTGAGAGGTTTAGTAGAAAGCATCTATTGAATGGTTATTGTATAGTCTTGTGAGAAACTTACACCAAGAGAATGCTGACTCCATAGCCTTTGGGCAGGAGACCAATATCTATAGAAACTGTCTTCCATTCCCCAGGGTCCAGCTGTGGTGATGAGATATAAAGTCCTTTAATCTTTTGTTCAGAAAGTGAAAGTATTAAAGTATTTCTGGTGTTCTTGAGATAGCAAAGGGTTCAGAAACAAGAGACTTTTGTTGACACACTCAATCTCTGGCTTCATTTATAATGGACTCTGAATcacagttttcccaatgccaacCAAGCAGGCAAAAAGCTTTGTGAATCGTAAAGTTCCCAGCAGGTGCTTTGTGGTTATCATCATCATTCCTCCAAGGGTGAAGTTTCCTATGGCCTGCTATCAACAAACTGTTCTTCCCTCAAGGGAACCAAAGGTAACAAAGCAATTATTTCCTGTTTGTCTCTAATTTGGAGCTGGAGGTAGAGAACTGCCCCCCacaccctccacctcccctccctccgcTGCCAGGCCCTCTCCATGATTGGTAAAGTTAGAACCCATGTTCATTGCTCAGGAGTTGTAAATAAGCATGTGTTCATACGTCTATCTTATTTGCTTTTGAACTGATAACGCTTCTCCCTGTTGCAATGCATATTTGAGACCCTTAGAGACTCCACCTGCTTCTTTGTATCCTGTGTCTTCTAGAGCAAAATGAGAGAACCTTCCCAGGCCTTGTAACTGAGGTATATGTGCTCATCACCTGAGATGCATTGTAGAGCAGGAGTAGAATTTAAATTCAATGGCGTGATGGCATGCGTTTGCGTgttgatgtgtgtgtttgtgtccagTCTGTGGTACTGATCCCTAACGTGGCTCTTCCACTCCTCACACCAGAGAATAAGCTAtgagaatagaataaaaacattGCATTATAGTTGAAATGGCCTTACATAAACTGGCTCCTGGATAATTCTCCAATCGCATAACTTGCCCATGCTAACTATGCTCCTGAATTTTCTCGGTTCCTCAAACACCATAGCTCTGTCCTCTGAAAATGGCTAGAAAGCCCATTTTTATAATCTTCACACAACAGGCTCTTATTGTgtaggatttattttaaagaccCCATTAAAACAGGCTCCCTCCCCAATTAGCCTCTTGTAATTtgacaatatctatcaaaattgtGAATGTATATATCCGCCAATCCAAtttataggaatttatcctagatatatatatatatatacacgacaACTATATGTATGTTGATATATATGTTAATGTGAAAATTGGCATATGAACGatgttattaatgaaatattgctggaaatagaaaaatattagaaagaagcTAGATGTCCATCAGACAGCAAGTCAGCACTCTCATGGTGAGAAACTCACTGTTATTAACATGGTATGACTAACAGCACTGTGTAATTTGTCTCAggtaataatattaaattaacaGGATTCTTAATGTAGTGGACTGAAGAAAGTAGTAATTGTAGAGATAATTTTAGTCAAATCGGGAGAATTGGTACATAATGTAAACTTTAGTTAACCCCAACATGCATGGTGAGTTCTGTAAAACATTCTCACTTCTCAGAAAGAAAGATCTTTAGACTGCATGTCTTTATATAGTATATTGATTCCATTTTTTAGCAGATAGGCAATCATGGTCTTTTTCCCTATCATATTGTGAGTGTTCCCACGGACGAGTCTAAGACTAACTGatctcaagaagaaagagagagaaatgacagcAAGATCAAAGTGTAAGAAGTGTTGGTATATAACGAGAAAAATATTAGTCATGAATCACTGGCATAAAACTTAGGTTAGGAACTGTGAAAAAGGAGCCATTATTCGGTAAAATCTGGACAGACACTTACAAAGAGCTTATTCTTTGGCAGATCCAGTATCTGAGAGGGAAAGCCAAAGTATTTCCTGGTGTTCAGAGCACTTGAATAAGAGTGATCTCATTAGAACTGAGGGAATTAGATGGGAATTTGGAAGAGAAGCAGACTTTTTTCTCCATATTCCATGAAAATTCCTTTAGAGAGAGTTCTGGTAGACTGAAAATGTTGAGGAGTGGGAAGGAATTTTCTTAAGGGATGAACTAATGGCTACACAACTAGGTATGTCACTAGGTCTTATATGTTATTGACATACATTCTTGTCCTTAATGCTTTGCCTTGATTAGTTACATATGTTTCCACCAAGTCTCCAAATTTTGATTTCTGGGAGATCAGAGGACCCCACTGAGTTGTGTTGACTTGATCCAATCCATGGAAATAAAGCAATAGCCAAAGCATTTGTGAGAGGTATGAGAAAGATTAGGAAAGGCCAACAGATCAATTGGAGAGCCTCTACTAGAGTTTCTAATAAGTGATTACTGACTTAGCCTTAACCATAATTTCCTAGTCTCAGATTTCTGTCATGAACCCCTGGACTCCTCATTTGAACCTGTTCTGATATCATCATTCTGATGTTTCATGGTTTCTCCAAAAGAGATTCTTTTGGTTTCTAGATGGATGCATAATAACCTGAAGTCAGAGCAACACTAGCCCATCAGTAGGGTAAAAAGCATGAGCCATTCAGGTTAAAATTCATGTACTGACAAGTTCAAACCATGTTTCATTACGTGATAGTCATAATGATTTCTCAtactttcacattttcatttctttttttttatctccagcaaaagagaagaagatgagGAGGGATAATGAGAGCAGTGTGTCTGAATTtctcctcctggggctccccatCTGGACAGAGAAGCAAGGTGTATACTACAGTCTTTTTCTGGTCATGTACCTGACCACAGTGCTGGGGAACTTGCTCATCATCCTGCTCATCAGGCTGGACTCTTGcctccacactcccatgtacttcttcctcagtCACTTGGCCTTCACTGATATCTCTTACTCATCAGTCACAGCTCCAAAGATGCTCATGAATATGCACACAcagagtcaatccatctcatattctGGGTGCATTTCCCAGGTGTATTTCTTCTTGCTGTTTGGGTGTCTTGACAGCTTCCTTCTCACATCAATGGCCTACGACAGGTATGTGGCCATCTGTCACCCCCTCCACTACACCACAATCATGAGTCAGAAGTTGTGTTTCCTGCTAGTAACTGTGTCCTGGGTCCTATCCTGCACTAACGCACTTTTGCATACCCTCCTCCTGGCCCGTCTATCTTTCTGTGGAGATAACATTCTcccccacttcttctgtgacctCTCCACATTACTTAAGCTGTCCAGCTCAGATACCACAGTCAATGAGCTGATTATAGTCACTGTGGGAGCAGTAGTCATTACCCTGCCATTCATATACATCCTGGTCTCTTATGGTCTCATTGGGGCCACCACCCTTAAAGTCCCCTCCACCAAGGGAATAGGCAAAGCCTTGTCCACATGTGGCTCTCACCTCTCCGTGGTATCTCTGTACTATGGAGCAATTATTGGactgtattttttcccctcatacAGTGAATCCAATGACAAGGATGTCATCGTGGCTGTATTCTACAGTCTGGTCACTCCCATGCTAAATCCCTTTATCTACAGTCTGAGGAATAGGGATATGAAAGGAGCTCTGGGGAATGTACtcagtagaggaaaattttcaccatgatgagcatttttttttcctattaagcTAATATAAGTCTTGCTTCATCCTGCACATGCAACACAAGCATCCTTTCCTCTCTGAATAGCTGCTTTTTAGTGAAACTTGATGTGACATTCTTCCTTCAGTCTCTGTTTCACTTGGacttagttttcttctctgtttagtttttgttcattttagagAGTCATGGGAAaggtttatttataatttttatgaagtcgtagctttcagtcttttattttttatagtttacaaCTCTTATATAGCAAAGTTTTTCCCTTCTCAAGATAACAAAAATATTCCTTCTGGCagtttcttgattttatttttgtgtttaattttgtaatacatttgaatttatttttatgaatgacATCAGTTAgatattgagttttatttttatttctaatttcatatcaATTGTCTGAATTTTGGTTGCAGTTATGTTTATAGTATTTTAGTatgacatttttttcccataaattcAGAGGACCTGGCCAAAAATTGAAATGAGAtgattttctgtaaaaggccaggaAAATTGTCCAGATAGGACTGATACTGGTCCCAGGTGGTGAACTCAAACTTGACTGTAGCCCTCTGTGTCCTTGGATGGCCAATTTGGCCAATTGCTGTGAAACATGGTAGTGAGAGTGGAGATTTTAAAGTTGCTTTCCAAGTGATGATGTGAGTATGGGTGATGAGTCTACTCTGATGAGGCGGTTCAGTCTTTCATGATATGGTGCTAAGAATGTCTAGTAAGAATATTGGGAAATCTGGGCAACCTGAATTGAACTCAGGCAACACTTAGTGTAGTTTAAATATACCTGAATTCTAATAAAAGTACTTCCCTGTCCCAAGTTTGTGAATATAGAGTCCTATGTTTCCATCTGAAATGGTAAAGTTTTGTCTTCAGTCGTTGAGGAACTACCTCTGCTCAAGGCAATCATAGCTAACTTCATTGCTATATGCTGATAGCTGTGACAAATATTTCTGTAtccattattccatttaatcttaGTAATTGGAATAAAGGAAGTGATTTCTATTAAGACAGGCTTAGCAAGTTGCCCAGTGCCACAAAACTAGCACTTATTTAGTGGAGGTGGTACTCAAATTACTCTACATGTGAAGTCAAATCTTGAGTACTTCAAATAACTTCAATATGTTTCAAACTTGAGCAATATTTTTACCCATTttacttggaaattttatttaaactttaaaaaatattaaaattgcatACAATAGAAAGAACTTATATAACATATAcagtataaatatgtatgtgtatatatatagtatgttgtttgtgtatatataggtgcatatgtatttttttaatatatgtgaaatctaatcatactttaaagaataatattaagAGTAATCACTTAACAATCTCCAGGCTTATTTAGTAGAAAATTATCAATATTGTTAAGCCCCTTGTATCTTCTCCTCATTTGTATCTTCCTCTCCTCTTAAAAATACCCAGTATCTTTAATATTTccaatattctcttatttttctttaaagttttaacaCATATATTTATCCTTCAATTTTTCCTGCTCTAGAACTgcatataagtggaataatattatatttatttttataggctTTGCTTTTGCTGTCTAATACTGCCCTTGTGAAATTCATCTgtactgtataatattccattgtgaggCTCTAATAAACTTGTCTGTTCTATTTTCTATGgctgttttgtttgctttcagcatttgctattacaaacaatgctgctgcAGACATTCTTGTACATCATCTAGTGCATATATGCAAGATATTCCGTAAATTCTATACCCAGAAGAAGAACTACTGGATCGTGGGCATGTGTATATTCAACTTAACTATTGCTGCTAAACTCTTCTTAAAATAGTTCTACTAAGAAGCCAGTATGAAAAgtttacatactgtatgatttcaacaaTATGACACTCTGGAGAAGGCAGACCAtagagacagcaaaaagatcagtggttaccagagatcAGGGCTTGGTGGGGAGAAGGATAAATATGTGGAGCAAAGGGGATTTTGGGGACAGTGAtactattctgtatgatgctgcaacagtggatacatgtcattatgtatttgtcgaaaaaaatatatacaacacgAAGAGTGAATTCTAATGTTAtctgtggactttagttaataatataccAATGTTGATTCAgtcataacaaatgtaccacatggatgcaagatgttaataatagaggaactGGGTAGGGGTAGAGGAGAAGTATATGGaaactttctgctcaatttttctgtaaagctaaaactgctctaagaaattttctattaatttttttttaaattatactaatTTAAATCTTCACCACCTGATACGAGAATTCCTATTACTTTACTTGTTCAACAACACTTGGTATTGACAGGCTT
Above is a genomic segment from Equus przewalskii isolate Varuska chromosome 26, EquPr2, whole genome shotgun sequence containing:
- the LOC103555898 gene encoding olfactory receptor 1J21-like, which codes for MTAKEKKMRRDNESSVSEFLLLGLPIWTEKQGVYYSLFLVMYLTTVLGNLLIILLIRLDSCLHTPMYFFLSHLAFTDISYSSVTAPKMLMNMHTQSQSISYSGCISQVYFFLLFGCLDSFLLTSMAYDRYVAICHPLHYTTIMSQKLCFLLVTVSWVLSCTNALLHTLLLARLSFCGDNILPHFFCDLSTLLKLSSSDTTVNELIIVTVGAVVITLPFIYILVSYGLIGATTLKVPSTKGIGKALSTCGSHLSVVSLYYGAIIGLYFFPSYSESNDKDVIVAVFYSLVTPMLNPFIYSLRNRDMKGALGNVLSRGKFSP